The DNA sequence GACGTTTTAATAATTCTAATGCCGTAATTCCATCCTTTAATGGTGATGATGGAATTGTCGCTAAATACTCATTAGTATTTCCTTTAGGTGTAATTTTAATTTCAGATAAACGTTCTTTTTCTGCTGCAATCTCAGCTTTTTTATCTAAGAATGCTGCGTATTTTTCATCATTAATTAACCCTACTTGACGACCATATTCACGTAAACGCAAATCAGCATTATCATGACGTAATAATAAACGATACTCCGCACGAGAAGTTAATAAACGATAAGGTTCTAATGTTCCTTTTGTAACTAGATCATCAATTAATACCCCAATATAAGCTTCACTACGTTTTAAAATTAATGGATCTTTTCCTTGAACACGAAGGGCAGCATTAATTCCAGCCATGATTCCTTGACCCGCTGCTTCTTCATATCCACTTGTTCCGTTAATTTGTCCAGCACTATATAAGTTTTTAACTAATTTAGTTTCTAATGATGGCCATAATTGGACAGGCTTAATCGCATCATACTCAATAGCGTACGCATATTTAACAATGCGGCAATTTTCAAGACCTGGAATCGTACGAATCATTTGCTCTTGAACATCGCGTGGTAAACTACTTGAGAACCCTTGAACATAAATTTCAGGGATGTGTTTACTTTCTGGCTCTAAAAAGATTTGATGACGAGGCTTATCATTAAAACGAACAATTTTATCCTCAATTGATGGACAATAACGTGGCCCAACCCCTTCAACCACTCCAGAATACATTGACGAACACTCTAAGTTATCCATAATAATACGATGTGTTTCTTCACCTGTATAAGTTAAATAACATGGCACTTGATCTTCAAGTGGTAAATGATCTTTAGTGTCAAAACTAAACGCACGAATGACGTCATCCCCAGGTTGAATTTCTGTTTTAGAGAAATCAACACTATCCGCTGCAACACGAGGTGGTGTTCCTGTTTTTAAACGGAATAATTCAAACCCTAAATCTTTTAAGTGTTGAGATAATCCTAATGAGGTCTTCGCACCATCTGGGCCACTTAACGTAATCTCATCACTAATCATAACTTTTGAATGCATGTAAGTTCCTGTTGTTAAAATAACCGTTTTTGAGAAAATTTGTTCCCCAGTTTCTAACTGAATTCCCTTCACTTCTGCGTCTTCAACAATTAACTTATCCACAATTGCTTCTTTAACGTCTAAATTTTCTTGTGCTAAAACTGTTTTTTGCATCTCACGAGGGTATTCCACTTTATCTGCTTGAGCACGAAGTGCACGAACCGCTGGACCTTTCCCTGTGTTTAACATACGCATTTGAATATGCGTTTTATCTGTATTAACACCCATTTCTCCACCTAAAGCATCAATCTCACGAACTACGATTCCTTTCGCTGGTCCACCGATGGCTGGATTACATGGCATATGTCCAATACGATTAATATCTCCAGTTACCATTAACGTTTTGCAACCCATTCGTGCTGGAGCAAGAGCTGCTTCAATTCCGGCATGCCCTCCACCTACGACGATTACATCATATATCATAAAGCTCACTCCTTACAGTAAACAAATAAACTTCAACTCTATCAAAAGACTATTCTTATTTTACATCTAAAACTCGACAATAAACAATAAAAATAACATCTGTGTATAAAATAGTAAACAAAAATCGATAATATAAAACAACTTTTTAGCTTTTTTCCTACATTTTTAAATTAAAAATGAAAATCATTATTCAATATCCAGTTTTTGTAACAGAAAAAAGTTGTTATTCAAAACGGTATATATCATAATAGACATATCAATGTCGTATACTCATTCGATTTGAACTTTTATTATGACAACAGGGGGGAGACTTGCATGCTAGTTTTAAAGAATGTGAATAAGATTTTTCATGATACACATGCCGTCGTGGATTTAAATCTTAGTCTTCAAAAAGGAGAAATTTATGGTTTACTTGGCGCGAATGGAGCTGGAAAAACCACAACCTTTCGTATGATTTTAGGTCTTTATGAGCAGACGTCTGGTGAAATTACGTGGGACGGTCAGAAGATGAATGAATCAATTAATGATCTTCTCGGTTATTTACCTGAAGAACGAGCACTACTTCAAAAATTAACGGTTAAAACACAAGTTAGCTATTTAGCCATGCTAAAAGGAATGTCTGAAGATAAAACTGAAAAAGAACTAGATGCGTGGCTTGAAAAATTTAATATCTCCGACTATAAAAACAAAAAAATTAAAGAATTATCAAAAGGTAATCAACAAAAAGTTCAATTTATTTGCGCCGTTATCCACAATCCCGAACTCATTATTTTAGATGAACCCTTCACTGGTCTTGATCCTATTAATCTGGAAATGATGAAAGAAGAAATTATTAACTTTAAAAACCAAGGAAAAACAATTATCTTCTCTTCTCATAGAATGGAACATATTGAAACCCTCTGCGATCGTCTAACAATTCTTCGCAAAGGACGCACCGTTTTACAAGGCCAACTCAAAGAAATTAAACAAAGTTACAATGCAAGAACGATTTTAATTCAAGGAAAGCTTGATGCCGATTACTTAAAATCAATTCCTCATGTCGTTGA is a window from the Turicibacter bilis genome containing:
- the mnmG gene encoding tRNA uridine-5-carboxymethylaminomethyl(34) synthesis enzyme MnmG produces the protein MIYDVIVVGGGHAGIEAALAPARMGCKTLMVTGDINRIGHMPCNPAIGGPAKGIVVREIDALGGEMGVNTDKTHIQMRMLNTGKGPAVRALRAQADKVEYPREMQKTVLAQENLDVKEAIVDKLIVEDAEVKGIQLETGEQIFSKTVILTTGTYMHSKVMISDEITLSGPDGAKTSLGLSQHLKDLGFELFRLKTGTPPRVAADSVDFSKTEIQPGDDVIRAFSFDTKDHLPLEDQVPCYLTYTGEETHRIIMDNLECSSMYSGVVEGVGPRYCPSIEDKIVRFNDKPRHQIFLEPESKHIPEIYVQGFSSSLPRDVQEQMIRTIPGLENCRIVKYAYAIEYDAIKPVQLWPSLETKLVKNLYSAGQINGTSGYEEAAGQGIMAGINAALRVQGKDPLILKRSEAYIGVLIDDLVTKGTLEPYRLLTSRAEYRLLLRHDNADLRLREYGRQVGLINDEKYAAFLDKKAEIAAEKERLSEIKITPKGNTNEYLATIPSSPLKDGITALELLKRPEITYEHIHNLIEEKNESISAEAIEQLEIQVKYEGYINKALQQVEKVQKVEEKKIPDHIDYDDVPNLAIEAKQKLKDIRPLTIGQASRISGVNPADISILMVYIESGRANKVSE
- a CDS encoding ABC transporter ATP-binding protein, giving the protein MLVLKNVNKIFHDTHAVVDLNLSLQKGEIYGLLGANGAGKTTTFRMILGLYEQTSGEITWDGQKMNESINDLLGYLPEERALLQKLTVKTQVSYLAMLKGMSEDKTEKELDAWLEKFNISDYKNKKIKELSKGNQQKVQFICAVIHNPELIILDEPFTGLDPINLEMMKEEIINFKNQGKTIIFSSHRMEHIETLCDRLTILRKGRTVLQGQLKEIKQSYNARTILIQGKLDADYLKSIPHVVEVTRQQDDWCVRIDHKQHTSTIFNALKPEHSIEKFLVCEPSLHEIFIEKVGQAYEE